In one window of Apium graveolens cultivar Ventura unplaced genomic scaffold, ASM990537v1 ctg4271, whole genome shotgun sequence DNA:
- the LOC141701643 gene encoding histone H3.3-like, with the protein MARTKQTARKSIGGKVPRKPLTHKVARMRAPTTGAYRKPHRYRPGTVALREIRKYQKTTELLILKLPFQRLVREIAQGIKSDLRFQSHAVLALQEASEAYLVGLFHDANLCLIHAKRVTIMPKDIQLARRIRGECA; encoded by the exons atGGCTCGTACCAAGCAAACTGCTCGTAAATCTATTGGAGGAAAGGTTCCTCGAAAGCCGCTCACACACAAG GTTGCTCGTATGCGTGCTCCAACAACTGGTGCCTATAGGAAGCCACATAGATACCGCCCTGGAACAGTTGCCCTTCG TGAGATCCGTAAGTATCAGAAGACTACTGAGCTTTTGATATTAAAACTTCCATTCCAGAGGCTTGTACGTGAAATTGCTCAAGGAATTAAG AGTGATTTGCGTTTCCAGAGCCATGCAGTCCTCGCTCTACAGGAGGCATCGGAGGCCTACCTGGTAGGCCTATTCCATGATGCCAACTTGTGTTTAATTCATGCTAAGCGGGTGACAATAATGCCAAAGGACATTCAGCTGGCAAGGAGGATCCGCGGAGAGTGTGCTTAA
- the LOC141701640 gene encoding histone H3.3-like: protein MARTKQTARKSIGGKVPGKQLTHKVARMRAPTTGAYRKPHRYRPGTVALREIRKYQKTTELLILKLPFQRLVREIAQGIKSDLRFQSHAFLALQEASEDYLVGLFHDANLCSIHAKRVTIMPKDIQLARRIRGECA from the exons atGGCTCGTACCAAGCAAACTGCTCGTAAATCTATTGGAGGAAAGGTTCCTGGAAAGCAGCTCACACACAAG GTTGCTCGTATGCGTGCTCCAACAACTGGTGCCTATAGGAAGCCACATAGATACCGCCCTGGAACAGTTGCCCTTCG GGAGATCCGTAAGTATCAGAAGACTACTGAGCTTTTGATATTAAAACTTCCATTCCAGAGGCTTGTACGTGAAATTGCTCAAGGAATTAAG AGTGATTTGCGTTTCCAGAGCCATGCATTCCTGGCTCTACAGGAGGCATCGGAGGACTACCTGGTAGGCCTATTCCATGATGCCAACTTGTGTTCAATTCATGCTAAGCGGGTGACAATAATGCCAAAGGACATTCAGCTGGCAAGGAGGATCCGCGGAGAGTGTGCTTAA
- the LOC141701639 gene encoding histone H3.3-like — MARTKQTARKSSGGKVPRKQLTHKVARMRAPTTGAYRKPHRYHPGTVALREIRKYQKTTELLILKLPFQRLVREIAQGIKVN, encoded by the exons ATGGCTCGTACCAAGCAAACTGCTCGTAAATCTAGTGGAGGAAAGGTTCCTCGAAAGCAGCTCACACACAAG GTTGCTCGTATGCGTGCTCCAACAACTGGTGCCTATAGGAAGCCACATAGATACCACCCTGGAACAGTTGCCCTTCG TGAGATCCGTAAGTATCAGAAGACTACTGAGCTTTTGATATTAAAACTTCCATTCCAGAGGCTTGTACGTGAAATTGCTCAAGGAATTAAGGTTAATTAG
- the LOC141701636 gene encoding histone H3.3-like, with protein sequence MARTKQTARKSIRGKVPRKQLTHKVARMRAPTTGAYRKPHRYRPGTVALREIRKYQKTTELLILKLPFQRLVREIAQGIKSDLCFQSHAVLALQEASEAYLVGLFHDANLCLIHAKLVTIMPKDIQLARRIGGECV encoded by the exons atGGCTCGTACCAAGCAAACTGCTCGTAAATCTATTCGAGGAAAGGTTCCTCGAAAGCAGCTCACACACAAG GTTGCTCGTATGCGTGCTCCAACAACTGGTGCCTATAGGAAGCCACATAGATACCGCCCTGGAACAGTTGCCCTTCG TGAGATCCGTAAGTATCAGAAGACTACTGAGCTTTTGATATTAAAACTTCCATTCCAGAGGCTTGTACGTGAAATTGCTCAAGGAATTAAG AGTGATTTGTGTTTCCAGAGCCATGCAGTCCTGGCTCTACAGGAGGCATCGGAGGCCTACCTGGTAGGCCTATTCCATGATGCCAACTTGTGTTTAATTCATGCTAAGCTGGTGACAATAATGCCAAAGGACATTCAGCTGGCAAGGAGGATCGGCGGAGAGTGTgtttaa